One part of the Actinomyces howellii genome encodes these proteins:
- the topA gene encoding type I DNA topoisomerase, with amino-acid sequence MSKKLVIVESPNKVRSIAGYLGPDFDVEASVGHIRDLAQPSELPAQMKKGPYGRFAVDVEDGFTPYYVVNPDKKKTVAQLRKALKEADELYLATDDDREGEAIAWHLLQVLKPTVPVRRMTFTEITQEALTRALASTRDLDTHRVDAQETRRILDRLVGYEVSPVLWRKVRAGLSAGRVQSVATRLVVERERERMAFVAAGYWGVEAELSAARGVLDPEVRRDSVFTVRLTTLDGRRVATGRDFTDAGGLRPAAVKAGTVHLHEVGARAVAAAVEHGSPRVAEVEEKPYKRRPAAPFTTSTLQQEASRKLRMNPRETMRVAQALYENGFITYMRTDSTVLSGQAVSAARAQVAELYGPEYVPAKPRVYATKAKGAQEAHEAIRPAGDHFRTPAQVASSLSGAQFRLYELIWKRTVASQMADAVGSTATVRVEVDLTPADGGSRDAGLTFSTAGLSASGTVITFRGFLAAYEEGRDAERYAEAAAGGTGEAGAGKETRLPALTVGQELDALSAEAAGHQTTPPPRYTEASLVKALEEREIGRPSTYAATMSTISDRGYVEHRGQALVPTWLAFAVTRLLEENFAELVDYDFTALMEADLDRIAAGEQDRVAWLTRFYYGQARGSGDTGGAAGAEGASGQETGGGHREHGLRAMVENLGEIDARAVNSIEIGQGMTLRVGRYGPYLEDSEGKRANVPAGIAPDEMTVDKALELFARAADDGRELGTDPSTGHVIIAKDGRYGPYVTEVLPEPEPQAESSATEGAKPARRSRKAAAPKPRTASLLRSMDLATVTLDQALDLLSLPRVVGQDPDSGEDITAQNGRYGPYLKKGSDSRSLDDEEQIFTVTLDQALELFAQPKRRRGQAAARGPLRELGEDPVSGRPVVIKDGRFGPYVTDGEVNATLRRGDDPATVTPERAYELLADKRAKGPAKKRTSRGSSTGRSSGSTTKKAASTKKAASTARRSAKSTGTADGASPTVSED; translated from the coding sequence GTGTCCAAGAAGCTCGTCATCGTCGAGTCCCCGAACAAGGTCCGGTCCATCGCTGGGTACCTCGGACCGGATTTCGACGTCGAGGCGTCCGTCGGTCACATCCGCGACCTTGCCCAGCCCTCCGAGCTGCCCGCGCAGATGAAGAAGGGCCCCTACGGTCGGTTCGCGGTCGACGTCGAGGACGGGTTCACCCCCTACTACGTCGTCAACCCCGACAAGAAGAAGACGGTCGCCCAGCTGCGCAAGGCGCTCAAGGAGGCCGACGAGCTCTACCTGGCCACCGACGACGACCGCGAGGGCGAGGCCATCGCCTGGCACCTTCTCCAGGTGCTCAAGCCCACCGTCCCGGTGCGCCGCATGACCTTCACGGAGATCACCCAGGAGGCGCTCACCCGTGCCCTGGCCTCGACCCGGGACCTCGACACCCACCGGGTCGACGCCCAGGAGACCCGACGGATCCTCGACCGCCTCGTGGGCTACGAGGTCAGCCCGGTGCTGTGGCGCAAGGTGCGTGCGGGGCTGTCCGCGGGACGGGTCCAGTCCGTGGCCACCCGCCTCGTGGTCGAGCGCGAGCGCGAGCGCATGGCCTTCGTCGCAGCCGGGTACTGGGGGGTCGAGGCCGAGCTGAGCGCTGCCCGGGGGGTGCTCGACCCTGAGGTGCGTCGCGACTCGGTCTTCACGGTGCGCCTGACCACCCTCGACGGGCGTCGGGTGGCGACCGGCAGGGACTTCACCGACGCGGGCGGGCTCCGGCCGGCCGCCGTCAAGGCGGGCACCGTCCACCTCCATGAGGTCGGGGCCAGGGCGGTGGCTGCCGCCGTCGAGCACGGCAGTCCTCGGGTGGCCGAGGTCGAGGAGAAGCCCTACAAGCGGCGTCCGGCCGCGCCCTTCACGACCTCGACCCTCCAGCAGGAGGCCTCCCGCAAGCTCCGCATGAATCCGCGCGAGACGATGCGGGTGGCCCAGGCGCTGTACGAGAACGGGTTCATCACCTACATGCGCACCGACTCCACGGTGCTGTCCGGCCAGGCCGTGTCCGCAGCCCGCGCCCAGGTGGCCGAGCTCTACGGACCCGAGTACGTGCCCGCCAAGCCGCGCGTCTACGCCACGAAGGCCAAGGGCGCCCAGGAGGCGCACGAGGCGATCCGTCCGGCCGGCGACCACTTCCGCACCCCGGCGCAGGTCGCCTCGAGCCTGAGCGGTGCGCAGTTCCGCCTCTACGAGCTCATCTGGAAGCGCACGGTCGCCTCCCAGATGGCCGACGCCGTCGGGTCGACGGCCACCGTGCGCGTCGAGGTCGACCTCACCCCGGCCGACGGCGGCTCGCGAGACGCGGGCCTGACCTTCTCAACCGCGGGGCTGAGCGCATCAGGCACGGTCATCACCTTCCGAGGGTTCCTCGCGGCCTACGAGGAGGGGCGGGACGCCGAACGCTACGCCGAGGCCGCGGCGGGCGGCACGGGGGAGGCCGGGGCGGGCAAGGAGACGCGTCTGCCCGCACTGACCGTCGGCCAGGAGCTCGACGCGCTGAGCGCCGAGGCCGCGGGCCACCAGACCACCCCGCCGCCCCGCTACACCGAGGCGTCCCTCGTCAAGGCCCTCGAGGAGCGGGAGATCGGACGTCCGTCGACCTACGCCGCGACGATGTCGACGATCTCGGACCGCGGGTACGTCGAGCACCGTGGCCAGGCCCTTGTGCCGACGTGGCTGGCCTTCGCCGTGACCCGGCTCCTGGAGGAGAACTTCGCCGAGCTCGTCGACTACGACTTCACCGCCCTCATGGAGGCCGACCTCGACCGGATCGCCGCGGGGGAGCAGGACCGGGTGGCCTGGCTCACGCGCTTCTACTACGGTCAGGCAAGGGGCTCCGGTGACACCGGGGGCGCGGCGGGCGCTGAGGGAGCCAGCGGCCAGGAGACCGGAGGCGGGCACCGGGAGCACGGTCTGCGTGCGATGGTGGAGAACCTCGGCGAGATCGACGCCAGGGCGGTCAACTCCATCGAGATCGGGCAGGGGATGACGCTGCGGGTAGGGCGCTACGGCCCCTACCTGGAGGACTCCGAGGGCAAGCGCGCCAACGTCCCGGCAGGCATCGCCCCTGACGAGATGACGGTGGACAAGGCTCTCGAGCTCTTCGCCCGTGCCGCGGACGACGGTCGCGAGCTGGGAACCGACCCGAGCACGGGCCACGTCATCATCGCCAAGGACGGTCGCTACGGCCCGTACGTCACCGAGGTCCTCCCCGAGCCCGAGCCGCAGGCCGAGTCCTCGGCGACGGAGGGAGCCAAGCCCGCCCGGCGATCGAGGAAGGCGGCGGCGCCCAAGCCGCGCACAGCCTCCCTCCTGCGCAGCATGGACCTGGCCACCGTGACCCTCGACCAGGCCCTCGACCTGCTCAGCCTGCCGCGTGTCGTCGGGCAGGACCCCGACAGCGGCGAGGACATCACCGCACAGAACGGTCGCTACGGCCCGTACCTCAAGAAGGGCTCCGACTCGCGCTCCTTGGACGATGAGGAGCAGATCTTCACCGTCACCCTCGACCAGGCCCTCGAGCTCTTCGCCCAGCCCAAGCGTCGTCGCGGCCAGGCCGCCGCACGGGGGCCGCTGCGCGAGCTCGGCGAGGACCCGGTCTCGGGCCGGCCGGTCGTCATCAAGGACGGGAGGTTCGGCCCCTACGTCACCGACGGCGAGGTCAACGCGACCCTGCGTCGTGGTGACGACCCGGCGACGGTGACCCCCGAGCGCGCCTACGAGCTCCTAGCCGACAAGCGTGCCAAGGGCCCGGCCAAGAAGCGCACGAGCCGCGGCTCCTCGACCGGGCGCTCCTCGGGTTCGACGACGAAGAAGGCGGCCTCGACGAAGAAGGCTGCCTCGACCGCCCGGCGCTCCGCGAAGTCGACCGGGACGGCGGACGGAGCATCGCCGACGGTCTCGGAGGACTGA
- a CDS encoding DUF3060 domain-containing protein produces the protein MHAPRFLTPVTIVLLGLSLGACSISLGDGADSGSPATATATGAAEDRSTTEAALEDSTAEDATAGISDPDWLAVLEDEEASEVVSGEYTISTAMGTYNLTGDLDSLTIEGAMNTVAAGDVGTLTISGADTVVYVRSVETVVLQGAGITVHYLEGNPVVSDAGVGNTVVQEQ, from the coding sequence ATGCACGCCCCCCGTTTTCTCACTCCCGTGACCATCGTCCTCCTGGGCCTGTCCCTGGGAGCCTGCTCCATCAGCCTGGGTGACGGTGCGGACAGCGGCTCGCCGGCGACGGCCACCGCGACCGGTGCGGCCGAGGACCGTTCCACCACGGAGGCCGCCCTCGAGGACAGCACGGCTGAGGACGCAACGGCCGGGATCTCGGACCCCGACTGGCTGGCGGTCCTCGAGGACGAGGAGGCCTCCGAGGTCGTCTCCGGGGAGTACACGATCTCCACCGCCATGGGCACCTACAACCTCACGGGCGACCTCGACTCGCTGACCATCGAGGGCGCGATGAACACGGTTGCCGCGGGCGACGTGGGTACGCTGACGATCTCGGGTGCTGACACGGTCGTCTACGTCCGCAGCGTCGAGACGGTCGTGCTCCAGGGCGCGGGCATCACCGTCCACTACCTTGAGGGAAACCCGGTCGTCTCCGACGCCGGCGTGGGCAACACCGTCGTCCAGGAGCAGTGA
- a CDS encoding response regulator transcription factor, which produces MRQSAATVLLVDDEAPIRASLGPYLERSGYHVLLASDGMEALDLLGSYEVDIVVSDVLMPRMDGRDLVRRLRARGSWTPIILLTQLDASYERVSALDDGADDYLSKPFDPAELASRIRAVLRRTMGATQPLTAASRLVAGSLVLDRVTRRVTLGGREVVLTPKAVTLLDYLMSHPKEFHTREALLSALWGIDFASSTRAVDHRVREIRRALGDDASSPTYIETVPSVGYRFRAEVHV; this is translated from the coding sequence ATGAGACAGTCCGCCGCCACCGTCCTGCTCGTCGACGACGAGGCGCCGATCCGCGCCTCGCTCGGGCCGTACCTGGAGCGCAGCGGCTACCACGTGCTCCTGGCCAGCGACGGGATGGAGGCGCTGGACCTGCTCGGCTCCTACGAGGTCGACATCGTCGTCTCCGACGTCCTCATGCCCCGGATGGACGGGCGGGACCTCGTCCGCCGTCTTCGGGCCCGCGGCAGCTGGACGCCCATCATCCTGCTCACCCAGCTCGACGCCTCCTACGAGCGTGTCTCGGCCCTCGACGACGGAGCTGACGACTACCTGTCCAAGCCCTTCGACCCGGCCGAGCTCGCCTCACGCATCCGTGCCGTCCTGCGCCGCACGATGGGGGCCACCCAGCCGCTGACGGCTGCGAGCCGGCTCGTGGCGGGCTCCCTCGTCCTGGACCGGGTGACCAGGCGCGTCACGCTGGGCGGCCGGGAGGTCGTCCTGACTCCCAAGGCGGTGACGCTGCTCGACTATCTCATGAGCCACCCCAAGGAGTTCCACACCCGTGAGGCGCTCCTGTCGGCGCTGTGGGGCATCGACTTCGCCTCCTCGACCCGCGCCGTCGACCACCGTGTTCGTGAGATCCGTCGGGCCCTGGGCGACGACGCCTCCAGCCCGACCTACATCGAGACGGTGCCCTCGGTCGGTTACCGCTTCCGCGCCGAGGTCCACGTGTGA
- a CDS encoding sensor histidine kinase, protein MSAGPGSGLGVIRWVLAASAVLAVAAAAHVGLPDLTVTIASRVSLLLLVTGLLVLLAAALVSGARRRVEGRERAARLQAQEEARARHRQFLRRLDHELKNPLTAVRAAVADASRTAGPALGPNLEVVDAQSRRMSRLLTDLRKLAELETSALALEDVDLAETVQDAVGAVIEEAAGRGDAVRVRLDLPAAPWPLPHVRGDGDLLYSAVYNIVANAAKYTPGGGLVEVRGREEAGNVTIEVADTGIGVPEQDLEIVFRELGRAGNARGLPGSGLGLALVRTIAERHGGTVGMASREGVGTRVWMTLPVSGPSSPGAR, encoded by the coding sequence GTGAGCGCCGGCCCCGGATCCGGCCTCGGCGTCATCCGGTGGGTGCTGGCAGCCTCCGCGGTCCTGGCCGTGGCCGCCGCGGCCCACGTGGGGCTGCCCGACCTCACGGTGACGATCGCCTCCCGGGTGTCGCTGCTCCTCCTCGTCACCGGCCTGCTCGTCCTCCTGGCCGCTGCCCTCGTGTCCGGTGCTCGGCGCCGGGTCGAGGGTCGTGAGCGGGCAGCGCGTCTGCAGGCGCAGGAGGAGGCGCGCGCCAGGCACAGGCAGTTCCTGCGCCGTCTGGACCACGAGCTGAAGAACCCGTTGACGGCGGTGCGGGCGGCCGTCGCCGACGCCTCACGCACCGCCGGCCCCGCCCTGGGCCCCAACCTCGAGGTCGTTGACGCCCAGTCCCGGCGCATGAGCCGCCTGCTCACCGACCTGCGCAAGCTCGCCGAGCTGGAGACCTCGGCCCTGGCCCTGGAGGACGTCGACCTGGCCGAGACGGTCCAGGACGCCGTCGGGGCGGTCATCGAGGAGGCGGCCGGGCGAGGCGACGCGGTCCGGGTCCGCCTCGACCTGCCCGCGGCGCCGTGGCCGCTGCCCCATGTGCGCGGGGACGGCGACCTGCTCTACTCGGCGGTCTACAACATCGTCGCCAACGCGGCCAAGTACACCCCCGGCGGAGGGCTGGTCGAGGTTCGCGGGCGCGAGGAGGCCGGGAACGTGACCATCGAGGTGGCTGACACCGGCATCGGCGTGCCGGAGCAGGATCTCGAGATCGTCTTTCGTGAGCTCGGCAGGGCGGGCAACGCCCGTGGGCTGCCTGGGTCGGGGCTGGGGCTGGCGCTCGTGCGCACGATCGCAGAGCGCCACGGCGGGACGGTGGGCATGGCCTCGCGCGAGGGCGTGGGCACCCGAGTGTGGATGACCCTGCCGGTCTCGGGCCCCTCGTCGCCCGGTGCCCGCTGA
- a CDS encoding OmpA family protein, producing MQRHRLLPLPAVVLAAVTAGSLALSGCGTSAPQPEAAGSSATTAAQASTASAQATRSASATASASTVSGLPTAPGYEAGQIPPVPLFTLPDLSLLTSSASSFTPDLTRDISSVPGVTVAPARCDEAGTLQSSGRTATFYGDGSGTYSDSDTTVNNYGDGSGTYTDGTVVINNYGDGSGNYTDSATGITINVYGDGSGTYTDGTLTVNVYGDGSGNWTNNATGEVINIYGDGSGNYTNTTTGVVINNYGDGSGNYTDSANNLVINNYGDGTGYVNEVEVEVEDLPQVPSIGDFPTIDAINPVESCGTVITLEDGVLFDFGSSQVRADAADTLTALAGVLTDSGAPSAFVYGHTDSVSDEAFNQTLSEERAQAVADALRAQGVTATLESAGYGETQPVAPNENPDGTDNPAGRQLNRRVEVFVPAF from the coding sequence ATGCAACGACACCGACTGCTTCCCCTCCCCGCCGTCGTCCTGGCTGCCGTGACAGCGGGCTCCCTCGCCCTGAGCGGCTGCGGGACCTCAGCCCCCCAACCCGAGGCCGCCGGCTCGTCGGCCACCACCGCGGCACAGGCCTCGACGGCCTCGGCCCAGGCCACGAGGTCCGCGAGCGCCACCGCGAGCGCCTCGACCGTGTCCGGCCTGCCCACCGCACCGGGCTACGAGGCCGGCCAGATCCCGCCGGTCCCCCTGTTCACGCTGCCCGACCTGTCCCTGCTCACGAGCTCGGCCTCCTCCTTCACCCCTGACCTCACCCGGGACATCTCCTCGGTGCCGGGCGTGACCGTGGCCCCGGCGCGCTGCGACGAGGCGGGCACGCTCCAGTCCTCCGGCCGCACCGCGACCTTCTACGGGGACGGGTCGGGCACGTACAGCGACAGCGACACGACCGTCAACAACTACGGTGACGGCTCGGGCACCTACACCGACGGGACGGTGGTCATCAACAACTACGGTGACGGCTCGGGCAACTACACCGACTCCGCCACGGGCATCACCATCAACGTCTACGGTGACGGCTCGGGCACCTACACCGACGGGACGCTGACCGTCAACGTCTACGGTGACGGCTCGGGGAACTGGACGAACAACGCCACCGGCGAGGTGATCAACATCTACGGTGACGGGTCGGGCAACTACACGAACACGACCACCGGGGTCGTCATCAACAACTACGGTGACGGGTCGGGCAACTACACCGACTCCGCGAACAACCTGGTGATCAACAACTACGGAGACGGGACCGGGTACGTCAACGAGGTCGAGGTCGAGGTCGAGGACCTGCCGCAGGTGCCGAGCATCGGGGACTTCCCCACGATCGACGCCATCAACCCGGTGGAGTCCTGCGGGACGGTCATCACCCTGGAGGACGGTGTTCTCTTCGACTTCGGATCCTCCCAGGTGCGTGCTGACGCGGCCGACACCCTCACGGCCCTGGCGGGGGTGCTCACGGACTCGGGTGCGCCCAGCGCCTTCGTCTACGGGCACACTGACTCGGTGTCGGACGAGGCCTTCAACCAGACGCTGTCGGAGGAGCGCGCCCAGGCGGTTGCCGACGCCCTGCGCGCCCAGGGCGTGACGGCCACGCTCGAGTCGGCCGGCTACGGGGAGACCCAGCCGGTGGCGCCCAACGAGAACCCTGACGGCACGGACAACCCGGCCGGGCGCCAGCTCAACAGGCGGGTCGAGGTCTTCGTGCCGGCCTTCTGA
- a CDS encoding DUF3060 domain-containing protein: protein MRTTRHSTRATRSLSALACGGLALALSACSISIGSPASEPSPSTQDQAVASPAGADAAATTAPSGARTTGTLASQGSTASAGGREASEEASAQDRPGAHVTITDADWLEAEQAVDQTMSAGDGTVVVSEDNADVRIEGDVTTLTITGANVWLVADYVENLVIEGGNASVYVRDLGTVEVRGANAEVVWAGDAPVVTDFGSNTTTRRQGQD, encoded by the coding sequence ATGCGCACCACACGGCACTCCACACGAGCCACCCGTTCCCTGTCCGCCCTGGCCTGCGGCGGCCTCGCCCTGGCCCTGAGCGCCTGCTCGATCAGCATCGGCTCACCGGCCTCGGAGCCCTCGCCCTCGACCCAGGACCAGGCCGTCGCCTCCCCCGCAGGCGCCGACGCCGCGGCGACCACCGCCCCGAGCGGGGCGAGGACGACCGGGACCCTGGCCTCGCAGGGATCCACCGCCTCGGCAGGCGGCCGCGAAGCGAGCGAGGAGGCGAGTGCGCAGGACCGTCCCGGCGCCCATGTCACCATCACCGACGCCGACTGGCTCGAGGCCGAGCAGGCCGTCGACCAGACGATGAGCGCGGGGGACGGAACGGTCGTCGTCTCCGAGGACAACGCCGACGTCCGGATCGAGGGCGACGTGACGACCCTGACGATCACGGGTGCCAACGTGTGGCTCGTGGCCGACTACGTCGAGAACCTCGTCATCGAGGGGGGCAACGCCAGCGTGTACGTCCGTGACCTCGGCACCGTCGAGGTCCGTGGGGCCAACGCCGAGGTCGTCTGGGCCGGCGACGCTCCCGTCGTCACCGACTTCGGATCGAACACGACAACACGCAGGCAGGGCCAGGACTGA
- a CDS encoding alpha/beta fold hydrolase: MRSPHLTTRTRRAAYALAALAVSTALTACEPGLDPQGAGPNPTSGPTAASAAPTQPQGTSTPDSVTSTAPSPAASADPVPATSQPAATSAPSATPSSEPSPQPTAPAVPAGLETFYNQEISWEACADGAANAQCATVSVPLDYDDPTGTTISIALRRQAASDGEAENGALFLNPGGPGESGTAFVSAIAPGYTPEMLASYDLIGFDPRGTGDSTHLTCWAPEESAPSGTEDTGSTGAGDVEVAPGDEDGAAKDTDLSEATAVVENNRAAGSALAAACRQYSEVPDLIDHMSTVETARDLDVLRAVVGEDDLDYLGYSYGTELGATYAALFPDNVGRTVLDSAVDISMTRDQAREEQMATREGRVREYLEYCLGQEGCPLTGSVDEATAQLVSFIASVASEPLAMTVDGQAAQMDSMTLHNNISNLALAREEYWPALTRALSAAMTQRDATELARVAALAPGTGQQDTTPDSEAVRVANAAYSAVTCTDDPVEGDAAAWAQDLLADLQAYPFTTWFIGSSSLEEAYCQGMGLTARPLTTELSPTDPVVVIGVTGDPQTPYAWSQTLDSQFGTSHLLTVTGFQHGATGINSCATVKVSEFLVTGQLPAEEEVCPIDPLPEAIAEALAQ, encoded by the coding sequence ATGAGATCACCACACCTGACCACGCGCACCAGGCGTGCCGCCTACGCCCTGGCCGCCCTCGCCGTCTCCACCGCACTGACCGCCTGCGAGCCCGGGCTCGACCCCCAGGGGGCCGGCCCGAACCCGACGAGCGGGCCGACAGCCGCCTCGGCGGCACCCACGCAGCCCCAGGGCACGTCGACCCCGGACAGCGTGACCTCGACCGCTCCGAGCCCGGCCGCGAGCGCCGATCCCGTCCCTGCGACCTCCCAGCCCGCCGCCACCTCCGCCCCCAGCGCGACACCCTCCTCCGAGCCCAGCCCGCAGCCAACCGCCCCTGCCGTCCCGGCCGGGCTGGAGACCTTCTACAACCAGGAGATCTCGTGGGAGGCCTGTGCCGACGGGGCGGCGAACGCCCAGTGCGCGACCGTGAGCGTGCCCCTGGACTACGACGACCCCACAGGCACGACGATCTCCATCGCCCTGCGGCGACAGGCCGCCTCTGACGGAGAGGCGGAGAACGGGGCGCTCTTCCTCAACCCCGGCGGACCCGGTGAGAGCGGCACCGCCTTCGTCTCCGCCATCGCCCCCGGCTACACCCCCGAGATGCTCGCCTCCTACGACCTCATCGGCTTCGACCCGCGCGGCACCGGCGACTCCACCCACCTCACCTGCTGGGCCCCCGAGGAGAGCGCCCCGAGCGGAACCGAGGACACGGGCTCCACCGGCGCCGGGGACGTCGAGGTCGCGCCCGGCGACGAGGACGGCGCCGCCAAGGACACCGACCTGAGTGAGGCCACCGCCGTCGTCGAGAACAACAGGGCCGCCGGGAGCGCCCTGGCGGCGGCCTGCCGGCAGTACTCCGAGGTCCCCGATCTCATTGACCACATGAGCACCGTCGAGACCGCGCGCGACCTCGACGTCCTGCGCGCCGTCGTCGGCGAGGACGACCTCGACTACCTCGGCTACTCCTACGGCACCGAGCTGGGGGCGACCTACGCCGCGCTCTTCCCGGACAACGTCGGGCGCACCGTCCTGGACAGCGCCGTCGACATCTCCATGACCCGCGACCAGGCCCGCGAGGAGCAGATGGCCACCCGGGAGGGGCGGGTGCGTGAGTACCTCGAGTACTGCCTGGGGCAGGAGGGCTGCCCACTGACGGGCTCGGTTGACGAGGCCACCGCCCAGCTCGTCTCGTTCATCGCCTCCGTGGCCAGTGAGCCGCTCGCCATGACCGTCGACGGTCAGGCCGCCCAGATGGACAGCATGACCCTTCACAACAACATCTCCAACCTGGCCCTGGCCCGTGAGGAGTACTGGCCCGCGCTCACCCGGGCGCTGAGCGCGGCAATGACCCAGCGGGACGCCACCGAGCTCGCACGGGTCGCCGCCCTGGCACCGGGCACCGGGCAGCAGGACACGACCCCCGACTCCGAGGCCGTGCGGGTGGCCAACGCGGCGTACTCCGCCGTCACCTGCACCGACGACCCCGTCGAGGGCGACGCCGCCGCGTGGGCCCAGGACCTCCTCGCCGACCTCCAGGCCTACCCCTTCACGACGTGGTTCATCGGCTCCTCCTCCTTGGAGGAGGCGTACTGCCAGGGCATGGGGCTCACCGCCCGGCCGCTGACCACCGAGCTCAGCCCGACCGACCCCGTCGTCGTCATCGGGGTGACCGGTGACCCCCAGACCCCCTACGCGTGGTCGCAGACTCTGGACTCCCAGTTCGGCACCAGCCACCTGCTCACGGTCACCGGCTTCCAGCACGGCGCCACGGGGATCAACAGCTGCGCGACGGTGAAGGTCAGCGAGTTCCTCGTCACCGGGCAGCTCCCGGCCGAGGAGGAGGTCTGCCCGATCGACCCGCTGCCCGAGGCCATCGCCGAGGCCCTCGCCCAGTAG
- a CDS encoding GntR family transcriptional regulator: MPLSVVLSNTAGVPIYEQIKRQIEDSILSGRLEADERLPSIRALARDLRVSVITTTRAYSDLVSEGFLANVPGKGYYVLPRDSAFIHEQVLREVEEHLGRAVERGRLAGLGEVDLHTMLDTVMTTLEDQ; this comes from the coding sequence ATGCCGCTCTCAGTCGTCCTGTCGAACACGGCGGGGGTCCCCATCTACGAGCAGATCAAGCGCCAGATCGAGGACTCGATCCTGTCGGGACGGCTCGAGGCTGATGAGCGTCTGCCCTCGATCAGGGCCCTGGCGCGCGATCTGAGGGTCAGCGTCATCACGACGACCCGCGCCTACTCCGACCTCGTCTCCGAGGGCTTCCTCGCCAACGTCCCGGGCAAGGGCTACTACGTCCTGCCCCGCGACTCCGCCTTCATCCACGAGCAGGTCCTGCGTGAGGTCGAGGAGCACCTCGGCCGCGCCGTCGAGAGGGGCCGGCTGGCCGGGCTCGGCGAGGTGGACCTGCACACCATGCTCGACACCGTCATGACCACCCTGGAGGACCAGTGA
- a CDS encoding ABC transporter ATP-binding protein: protein MNPVEIRHLTKRYPAFALEDVTFDVEKGLVTGFVGANGSGKTTTIKAVLGMIHPDAGTATTLPHERIGVVFDSPPYNGEWRARDVGLGLAPFYPTWSVTDFAAGLEEAEIDPAAKVKDLSRGKGMRLQMVAALAHNPELLILDEPTAGVDPLARSQMVDALAQYMTVEDHTVWFSTHITSDLDRLADRLVVLDRGRVVAAGTTEELLSSMRVVRGTPERLTEEIRSHGLGLRATAVGWEVMLPSEAAEALDGVVVEEPSIEDLAVHIAKGVDRD from the coding sequence GTGAATCCCGTTGAGATCAGGCACCTGACGAAGCGCTACCCCGCCTTCGCCCTGGAGGACGTCACCTTCGACGTCGAGAAGGGGCTCGTCACCGGCTTCGTCGGCGCCAACGGATCAGGTAAGACGACGACCATCAAGGCGGTGCTCGGCATGATCCACCCCGACGCCGGCACCGCCACGACCCTGCCGCACGAGCGCATCGGCGTCGTCTTCGACTCCCCGCCCTACAACGGCGAGTGGCGCGCGCGGGACGTGGGCCTGGGCCTGGCGCCCTTCTACCCCACCTGGTCGGTCACGGACTTTGCCGCCGGGCTCGAGGAGGCCGAGATCGACCCGGCCGCCAAGGTCAAGGACCTCAGCCGCGGCAAGGGAATGCGCCTGCAGATGGTGGCCGCCCTGGCGCACAACCCCGAGCTGCTCATCCTCGACGAGCCGACCGCCGGCGTCGACCCCCTGGCCCGCTCGCAGATGGTCGACGCTCTCGCCCAGTACATGACGGTCGAGGATCACACCGTGTGGTTCTCCACCCACATCACCTCTGACCTCGACCGCCTGGCCGATCGCCTCGTCGTCCTGGACCGCGGCCGTGTCGTGGCCGCGGGCACCACCGAGGAGCTGTTGTCCTCGATGCGCGTCGTGCGGGGCACCCCCGAGCGGCTCACCGAGGAGATCCGCTCCCACGGCCTGGGGCTGCGCGCCACCGCCGTGGGATGGGAGGTCATGCTTCCCTCTGAGGCCGCGGAGGCGCTTGACGGGGTCGTCGTCGAGGAGCCGAGCATCGAGGACCTTGCCGTCCACATCGCCAAGGGGGTCGACCGTGACTGA